A genomic window from Sorex araneus isolate mSorAra2 chromosome 2, mSorAra2.pri, whole genome shotgun sequence includes:
- the LOC129401602 gene encoding E3 ubiquitin-protein ligase TRIM38-like, with product MASGTAKTMREKVTCPICLELMTEPVMIDCGHIYCRSCILENLENQQQQLPSGGNFHCPVCRAQFQRENIRPSKQLESIIDTIKKMEQEHLCEKHGEKLSLFCRYDGQLICWCCERTPQHKGHSTVLVADAYRGYKEKFQKTLTYLRKQEEQNKEWQGNIREQIRNFQSEILDKKYCIEYSFMVFHMILHMEEQSYLWRLENEEQQVLKRLQESEAQLQKQSQELNKHILEMERKCQASAHELLQDKGGIARLSTSVQTSATSLVSQSLGLYVNFPDVRDTLVRISAMKLNKPEDVSLDIHAMPDVDGIFCELIKLFETDYVKVTLDPDTAHNDLHVDKDENTVIGGRNQEKQDTPSRFKDLPCVLGCEAFTSGKYYFEIYFTGGSDWDVGVCLENVPRDNFMVREPETGFWAIRHHENDDNVALTSPITPLFRNNLTYLLSLWIQIQLTVSYIWLRVGSKCLVDSPRGSVIHLGDFESNLVSWDVRPSLQDNMTLKCPCQQDLSRMQEFVWKMCQGIVK from the exons ATGGCTTCGGGCACAGCTAAGACCATGAGGGAGAAAGTcacctgccccatctgcctggaGCTGATGACTGAGCCAGTGATGATAGACTGTGGACACATCTACTGCCGTTCTTGCATattggaaaatcttgagaaccAGCAACAGCAGTTACCTTCTGGGGGAAACTTCCATTGCCCTGTATGTAGGGCACAGTTTCAAAGGGAGAACATCCGGCCCAGTAAGCAGCTAGAAAGCATCATTGACACCATTAAGAAGATGGAGCAGGAACATCTGTGTGAAAAACATGGAGAAAAACTCAGTCTATTCTGCAGATATGATGGCCAGCTCATCTGCTGGTGTTGTGAGCGGACACCACAGCACAAAGGGCACAGCACAGTCCTTGTTGCAGATGCCTATCGAGGCTACAAG GAAAAATTCCAGAAAACCTTGACATACCTTAGGaaacaagaagaacaaaataaGGAATGGCAAGGGAACATAAGAGAGCAAATAAGAAATTTTCAG TCTGAAATTTTGGATAAAAAGTATTGCATCGAGTATAGCTTTATGGTTTTTCACATGATCCTACACATGGAGGAGCAATCTTATCTCTGGAGACTGGAGAATGAAGAACAGCAAGTTCTGAAGAGGCTGCAGGAGAGTGAAGCCCAGCTGCAGAAGCAAAGCCAGGAACTGAACAAACACATCTTGGAAATGGAGAGGAAATGTCAGGCCTCAGCCCACGAGTTACTGCAG gaTAAAGGTGGCATAGCAAGACTGTCCACCTCAGTGCAAACCTCTGCCACCTCCTTAGTGAGTCAGTCTCTGGGGCTCTATGTAAATTTTCCC GATGTGCGAGATACTTTGGTCAG AATTTCTGCTATGAAGTTAAATAAACCAGAGGACGTCTCGTTGGATATTCATGCTATGCCTGATGTTGATGGCATTTTCTGTGAATTGATAAAATTGTTTGAGACGGATTATG TTAAGGTTACCCTAGATCCAGATACAGCTCACAATGACCTACACGTGGACAAGGATGAAAACACGGTGATTGGTGGAAGGAACCAAGAGAAGCAGGACACTCCCTCTAGGTTTAAGGACTTACCTTGTGTCCTGGGATGTGAGGCCTTCACCTCAGGAAAATattactttgaaatatattttacaggAGGATCTGATTGGGATGTAGGAGTTTGTCTGGAAAATGTGCCAAGAGACAATTTCATGGTACGAGAGCCTGAGACTGGATTCTGGGCCATCAGACACCATGAAAATGATGACAATGTAGCACTGACATCTCCCATAACTCCTCTTTTTCGGAACAACCTTACTTAT ctactatcactctggatccAGATCCAGCTCACAGTGTCCTATATTTGGCTGAGGGTGGGAAGCAAGTGTCTTGTGGACTCCCCCAGAGGAAGTGTGATACACCTTGGAGATTTCGAGTCTAACCTTGTGTCCTGGGATGTCAGACCTTCACTTCAGGACAACATGACTTTGAAGTGTCCATGCCAACAGGACCTGAGTAGGATGCAGGAGTTTGTCTGGAAAATGTGCCAAGGGATAGTGAAGTGA